The genome window ggttgttttattaaatttaatAGCATTTAGAGAGAAATACATTGATGAAAGGACGTTggaagaagtgacaaaaatgtcgaaaaaagcttcaaaaccTTAAAAAGGCgcagaaaaaaatgacagaaatctgaaaaagtgacaaaaactgtgTGCCTGGGTGGCCTAGTGGTAGAGCGAGCGCCCATAtaaagaggctcagtccttgacaTAGAAGTTGTggcttcgattccgacctgcggcaaTTTACAGCATATTATTCATTccgcctctctctcccctttcatttctaagctgtcctgtcactaAAGGCCTaaatgccagaaaaaaaaatctggttacactttacttgaaggtatggtaaggtcatgaacgtgtcataaacattataaacaagtcataaacgcttatgacataacgcttgttttagtaagtgtcattcattttttgtcatgacaagttatggttagggttagagttcatgtgttcatgaggaggagtgacaaaagtgtcaaaaaaagatGACCAAAACCTTGGAAAGAAGTTTGAATTTTAGATTTTGAccaagaaaaaacacaaagtttTACGGTTGATGGGAAGACAAGGGTTAACATTAGTTTACATTTTACCAAAGACAAgacttttacataggctacgtaTTTTAGTCATTTGCAAACCAAACATTAAAGGGTTAAAGATTGGTTGGCAGGTCAGAAAgtataatgacaaaaaaatgcgcAACATCATGGGTACACTTCTCATATCAAACCTGCTCTCTACTATTTCAAAGAAAGAACCAAAGGAAAAGTTGAGTAGAGATGCAAGGTGAGGTGTGCAGGTACTGACAGCTTTCTGCCTGGTCTGTTTAGAACCAGAATAACACACTTTAAGGATCCTCACGTATGTGTAAAGGATTAAACTGAGAGGACCAAAGACGAAAAGACAAGTGTTAATGAGTCCATAAATGTTGTTCACTGTTGTGTCAGAGCAGGCCAGTTTGACAACATAATAGTTGTTACAGTACACTTTGTTAATTATGTTCCCACACAGCTGTaaagaggaacttaaaaatatCGGGACAGCAACTCCAATCAATGGGACTAACCATGTTACAGCAATAATCATGGCAACCTTGTTATATGTCATACGTGTGTTATATTGCAGAGAATAACAGATAGCAAGATATCTGTCATAAGACATGATGGATAAGTTAATAAATTGTATAGCGGCATAAGTATACAAACAatacatctgcaggaaacagaagGGAGCAGAAACAGTGTGAATGTCAGAGAGGATCTGAACCAGAAGGAATGGAAACAACCCTGTACTaccaaacagttcatttacaaacaGGCTGCACAGAAAAAGGTACATAGGTTCATGTAAGCTTCTGTTCATACAGATAACCACAATCACTAAAAGATTGGCACAAATAATTACAGcataaaaacacataataatcaggaaaaaaaagtatttaaagaGCCCAATATTAAAGTATGCACCAAAAGTGAAATATGAAACCTGTGTAGAGTTTATCATAATTAGAGTTTGGTTCACAACACAACCTTTCAAGTTTGCACAGGATGAACAATTGaacaaatgttacattttgtaGGAGATATGCAGAAATCATACTAGTTTAAATGTCACATTTAAACTTATTCTGGACTCACTGCATTAACATACATGCAATATTCAGCCTGAAGACAGTAAAGACATCAATTCTTACAATAACACAGATTCTCAAAACTTAACATTtaccttatttaacagtttatGACATTGCATGAATATTTACATTCATCAGTTGTCTAGCTGCAGTCATGCTGTGACTGCTTTGCAACTGAGATAAAACTCTG of Sander lucioperca isolate FBNREF2018 chromosome 5, SLUC_FBN_1.2, whole genome shotgun sequence contains these proteins:
- the LOC116057904 gene encoding olfactory receptor 52D1-like; protein product: MINSTQVSYFTFGAYFNIGLFKYFFFLIIMCFYAVIICANLLVIVVICMNRSLHEPMYLFLCSLFVNELFGSTGLFPFLLVQILSDIHTVSAPFCFLQMYCLYTYAAIQFINLSIMSYDRYLAICYSLQYNTRMTYNKVAMIIAVTWLVPLIGVAVPIFLSSSLQLCGNIINKVYCNNYYVVKLACSDTTVNNIYGLINTCLFVFGPLSLILYTYVRILKVCYSGSKQTRQKAVSTCTPHLASLLNFSFGSFFEIVESRFDMRSVPMMLRIFLSLYFLTCQPIFNPLMFGLQMTKIRSLCKSLVFGKM